One genomic window of Elusimicrobiota bacterium includes the following:
- a CDS encoding putative DNA binding domain-containing protein translates to MALPLNINELINGQIVESERIEFKEGWNPEAIIHTLCAFANDINNWGGGYIVIGIKSEKGRPLLPPVGLNPEQIDACQKKLIELCHKITPHYFPVSSPEKYQGKNILVLWAPGGETRPYKAPKTLTKKPEQIYYIRRFASTVKANHSEENQLYSLASKVPFDDRINHGASIEEFNPHLIKSFLKQADSDLHSIMDSMSLKELCVQMQIARGPREYLKPVNAGLLLFTDDPEKHFKDTRIEVVEYQDDIGDKFTEKIFTGPIHTQLRDALQYIKNIVIKEEVRKIPNQAEAMRFFNYPYLAIEEALANAVYHKSYDERNPIEINIRHDKIEILSFLGPIPPIDNKMLKKKVVIAHMYRNRRIGDFLKEIDLTEGRSTGFPKIRRAMKSNGSPPPVFETNKNRDYFLTILPIHPKFKTKPQLVSDTREQVVPSWAQVGTKSGLSREEVERLLSFCSTEKAISDIQRQFKWINRTKFRNRYINPLLQEGLLGMTVPDKPNSRLQKYRTTEKGLELIKGK, encoded by the coding sequence ATGGCATTACCATTGAATATTAACGAATTGATTAATGGCCAAATTGTAGAATCTGAAAGGATTGAATTTAAGGAAGGGTGGAATCCTGAAGCAATTATTCATACTCTCTGCGCTTTTGCAAACGACATTAATAACTGGGGTGGTGGATACATCGTTATAGGAATAAAGTCCGAAAAAGGCCGTCCACTTTTGCCTCCCGTTGGGTTAAATCCTGAACAAATCGACGCTTGCCAGAAAAAGCTTATAGAACTTTGCCACAAAATCACACCGCATTACTTTCCAGTTTCTTCTCCTGAAAAATATCAAGGAAAAAACATATTAGTGCTTTGGGCTCCCGGCGGGGAGACCAGGCCGTATAAAGCACCTAAAACGCTTACAAAGAAACCCGAACAAATATATTATATCAGGAGGTTTGCCTCAACAGTAAAGGCAAATCATTCTGAAGAAAACCAATTATACAGTTTAGCTTCAAAAGTACCGTTTGATGATAGAATAAACCATGGCGCTTCAATTGAAGAATTTAATCCTCACCTGATTAAATCATTTCTTAAACAAGCAGACAGTGATTTACATTCAATAATGGATTCTATGTCTCTAAAAGAATTATGCGTGCAGATGCAAATTGCGCGCGGCCCAAGGGAATATTTAAAACCGGTTAATGCAGGACTGCTTCTTTTCACAGATGACCCGGAAAAGCATTTTAAGGATACAAGGATTGAAGTTGTGGAATATCAGGATGATATAGGCGATAAATTCACAGAAAAAATATTTACTGGGCCCATACACACTCAGCTGAGAGATGCTCTTCAATACATTAAAAACATCGTTATCAAAGAAGAAGTAAGAAAAATCCCCAATCAGGCAGAAGCTATGAGGTTTTTCAATTATCCTTATCTCGCAATAGAAGAAGCTCTTGCTAATGCGGTTTATCATAAAAGCTATGATGAAAGAAATCCTATTGAAATAAATATCCGGCATGATAAAATAGAAATACTATCATTTCTCGGGCCTATTCCGCCTATAGACAACAAAATGCTTAAAAAGAAAGTTGTTATTGCGCACATGTATCGAAATAGAAGAATCGGGGATTTTCTAAAAGAAATTGATTTAACTGAAGGCAGGAGTACCGGCTTCCCAAAAATAAGACGCGCAATGAAATCTAATGGCTCTCCCCCTCCTGTTTTTGAAACAAACAAAAATAGGGATTACTTTCTTACTATATTGCCGATCCATCCTAAATTTAAAACTAAACCCCAACTTGTATCAGACACCCGTGAGCAAGTTGTCCCAAGTTGGGCCCAAGTCGGGACTAAGTCGGGACTAAGTCGGGAGGAAGTCGAACGTTTACTGTCTTTTTGTTCTACAGAGAAGGCGATATCTGATATTCAAAGACAATTCAAATGGATAAATCGCACAAAATTCAGAAAT
- the thiS gene encoding sulfur carrier protein ThiS, translating to MINLTLNGEKMQAKPDTSLFGLVQIKKLNPDVIVIEHNRDIIPKAKWAEVILKESDYVEIICFVGGG from the coding sequence ATGATCAATTTAACGTTGAACGGGGAGAAAATGCAGGCAAAACCTGATACATCGCTGTTTGGTCTGGTGCAAATAAAAAAACTTAATCCTGATGTGATAGTGATAGAACATAACCGGGATATAATCCCAAAAGCTAAATGGGCAGAGGTAATACTCAAAGAGAGCGACTATGTGGAAATTATATGTTTTGTGGGAGGTGGCTGA
- a CDS encoding SWIM zinc finger family protein, with amino-acid sequence MKNNPAKNPHFYVDPEKMKDCVRDGTVLRAKVLGTRAYKVKTVIKGNRLLKSRCTCPAYRNYANCKHITAVYIAYREHPGWFQNLKGTEKKVDKIPPEQAIAILKLLMSAMPDAKRIVENELKSPESKTEAYCRDIMECFKSSLDGPDDATLESLDIYHNKAEILLKSGECFACIKLCFEIVYGCIHTDASLGSTEIFPEGFAEGVWQTYMKALKKGKFKALELEIIKKQLDQLNSFEGFYHDQEGFWPQEGIDYLKEKKL; translated from the coding sequence ATGAAGAATAATCCCGCAAAGAATCCACATTTTTATGTCGACCCTGAAAAAATGAAGGACTGTGTCAGAGACGGCACGGTTTTACGGGCTAAGGTGCTTGGAACAAGGGCATACAAGGTAAAAACAGTAATCAAAGGAAACAGACTGCTAAAAAGCCGTTGTACATGCCCCGCATACAGAAACTACGCGAATTGCAAGCATATTACCGCCGTATATATCGCCTATCGCGAGCACCCCGGATGGTTCCAAAACTTGAAGGGTACAGAAAAGAAAGTAGATAAAATTCCTCCTGAGCAAGCAATCGCAATCCTGAAACTGTTAATGAGCGCAATGCCTGATGCCAAGAGAATTGTTGAAAATGAACTAAAATCGCCGGAAAGCAAAACAGAAGCCTATTGCAGGGATATAATGGAATGCTTCAAATCGTCGCTTGATGGGCCGGACGATGCAACGCTTGAGAGCCTCGATATCTACCACAACAAGGCAGAAATTCTACTCAAGAGCGGGGAGTGTTTTGCCTGCATTAAGCTTTGTTTTGAGATTGTCTATGGCTGTATTCATACTGACGCCAGCCTCGGCTCAACAGAGATATTCCCGGAAGGATTTGCTGAAGGTGTCTGGCAAACTTACATGAAAGCGCTTAAAAAAGGCAAGTTCAAAGCATTGGAACTGGAAATAATTAAAAAGCAACTGGACCAACTGAATTCTTTTGAAGGATTTTACCATGATCAGGAAGGATTCTGGCCACAGGAAGGAATTGACTATCTGAAGGAAAAGAAATTATGA
- a CDS encoding diphthine--ammonia ligase, with protein sequence MPKILFAWSGGKDSAIALWEIMKKPEYTLTALLTTMTENYDRISMHGVRNSLLEKQANSIGLPLTKVYISKKSSNEEYESKMKEKLVYYKSTGVTSVAFGDIFLEDLRKYRENNLSQIQIDAVFPIWKRNTLELANCFIENGFKAIVTCIDTNHLDKSFLSDLPAKVDPCGENGEFHTFVYNGPIFKYPLTVKKGKVVLREKRFYFCDII encoded by the coding sequence ATGCCAAAAATACTGTTCGCCTGGAGTGGTGGTAAAGACAGCGCTATTGCTTTATGGGAAATAATGAAAAAACCTGAATATACTCTAACTGCCTTATTAACCACCATGACTGAAAACTACGATAGAATAAGTATGCACGGCGTAAGAAATTCGCTACTTGAAAAACAAGCTAATTCTATTGGCTTGCCATTAACGAAAGTCTATATCTCAAAAAAGTCATCAAACGAAGAATATGAATCTAAAATGAAAGAAAAACTGGTGTACTATAAGAGCACAGGTGTAACTTCGGTAGCTTTTGGCGACATATTTCTTGAAGATTTAAGGAAATACAGAGAAAACAATTTATCGCAGATCCAAATTGATGCTGTTTTTCCAATCTGGAAAAGAAATACTCTTGAACTTGCCAATTGTTTTATTGAAAATGGATTCAAGGCAATAGTCACGTGCATTGATACTAATCATCTTGATAAATCATTCTTATCAGATCTACCTGCTAAAGTAGACCCATGCGGTGAAAACGGTGAATTCCATACTTTTGTATATAATGGCCCAATTTTCAAATATCCTCTGACAGTTAAGAAAGGTAAGGTTGTTCTAAGAGAAAAACGGTTTTATTTCTGCGATATAATATAA